From a region of the Actinopolymorpha singaporensis genome:
- a CDS encoding SigE family RNA polymerase sigma factor, with translation MAEADDFDAFYHATRQRLLHQMYAMTGNLADAQDCVQEAYARAWQHWTDVAGHANPEAWLRTVAWRIAASRWRKIKNGVAAMARHGPPSHAPEPSPDNVALVAALKEIPEAQRRTIVLHHLVGMSVEEVAREMSVPSGTVKARLSRGRAALAALLRESDPRAESATEETEHAR, from the coding sequence ATGGCGGAAGCCGACGACTTCGACGCCTTCTACCACGCCACTCGGCAACGACTCCTCCACCAGATGTACGCGATGACCGGAAACCTCGCCGATGCTCAAGACTGTGTCCAAGAGGCCTACGCCCGAGCCTGGCAGCACTGGACGGATGTGGCCGGCCACGCCAACCCCGAGGCCTGGCTGCGCACCGTCGCCTGGCGGATCGCCGCCAGCAGATGGCGCAAGATCAAGAACGGCGTCGCCGCCATGGCCCGGCACGGGCCGCCGTCGCACGCACCTGAACCCAGCCCGGACAACGTCGCGCTCGTCGCCGCCCTCAAGGAGATCCCCGAGGCCCAGCGACGCACGATCGTGCTCCACCACCTGGTCGGGATGTCTGTCGAGGAGGTCGCGCGGGAGATGAGCGTTCCGAGCGGCACCGTCAAGGCCAGGCTGTCCCGAGGCCGCGCCGCACTCGCCGCGCTCCTGCGCGAGAGCGATCCCCGAGCCGAGAGTGCGACTGAGGAGACCGAGCATGCCCGCTGA
- a CDS encoding DUF6350 family protein: MSAMTDLLARSVARVPGRPPGGGHPRPAPVGALLAAGWAVLAGALPCGAIAVVGWFATSGGTASWAFRVGVDAWLSAHWVPIALSDGRYNLAPLGLTALPVLLLWRAGGWVARTAELQGARDTCLAVASLAVAYGALVTLVALATRADEAAPDLVRAFGYATLLAAVVGGAGTARETGHARSFWGGLPERVRAVLYGGTAGLVALLTSGTLLVAVSLVLHAGRVADLTRSLAPGPVGLVLLLVACLAYLPNAAAFGAAYALGPGFAVGTGTVVAPSGVLLGSLPAFPLLGALPVTTTPPGWLAAVLVLPIAAGAVAGLAAVRRYPEYGVETAAARAGLAGVAGGVLYTLVALLAGGGAGPGRLADVGVPAAQTALIAVSTLGIAGAVAAPAARALTRWNLLDRLPGRRNAGAASQAEQRADQD; encoded by the coding sequence ATGTCTGCGATGACCGACCTGCTGGCGCGTTCCGTCGCGCGCGTACCAGGACGCCCACCCGGTGGTGGGCACCCCAGGCCGGCGCCCGTCGGGGCGCTCCTTGCGGCCGGCTGGGCGGTGCTGGCGGGGGCGCTGCCGTGTGGGGCGATCGCCGTCGTGGGCTGGTTCGCCACGAGCGGGGGTACGGCATCGTGGGCCTTCCGGGTCGGTGTGGACGCCTGGCTGTCGGCCCACTGGGTGCCGATCGCCCTGTCCGACGGCCGGTACAACCTCGCGCCCTTGGGTCTGACCGCGTTGCCCGTCCTCCTGCTGTGGCGGGCCGGCGGCTGGGTCGCCCGTACGGCCGAACTGCAAGGCGCGCGTGACACCTGCCTGGCGGTGGCTTCCCTGGCGGTCGCCTACGGCGCACTGGTGACGCTCGTGGCCCTGGCCACCCGCGCCGACGAGGCGGCTCCCGACCTCGTTCGGGCGTTCGGCTACGCCACCCTGCTCGCGGCGGTGGTGGGGGGCGCCGGGACGGCCCGGGAGACCGGGCACGCGAGGTCGTTCTGGGGGGGCCTGCCCGAGCGGGTGCGCGCCGTGCTCTACGGCGGGACCGCCGGCCTGGTCGCCCTGTTGACCTCCGGCACCCTGCTGGTCGCGGTCTCCCTGGTGCTGCACGCCGGCCGGGTCGCCGACCTCACCAGGTCGCTGGCCCCGGGCCCGGTCGGTCTGGTGCTGTTGCTCGTGGCATGCCTGGCATACCTCCCGAACGCCGCGGCGTTCGGTGCGGCGTACGCCCTCGGCCCTGGATTCGCGGTCGGCACCGGCACGGTCGTCGCGCCGTCGGGCGTCCTGCTCGGCTCGCTGCCGGCGTTCCCGCTGCTCGGCGCGCTGCCGGTGACCACGACCCCGCCCGGCTGGCTGGCGGCGGTCCTCGTGCTGCCCATCGCGGCGGGAGCGGTGGCCGGGCTGGCCGCCGTACGGCGGTATCCGGAGTACGGCGTGGAGACCGCGGCCGCCCGGGCCGGGCTGGCCGGAGTGGCCGGCGGGGTTCTCTACACGCTGGTCGCCCTGCTGGCCGGCGGCGGGGCCGGCCCCGGGCGGCTGGCCGACGTCGGGGTGCCCGCGGCCCAGACGGCGCTGATCGCGGTCAGCACGCTCGGAATCGCCGGGGCGGTGGCGGCGCCGGCGGCCAGGGCGCTGACCCGGTGGAACCTCCTCGACCGGCTGCCCGGCCGGCGCAACGCCGGTGCCGCCTCGCAGGCAGAGCAGCGCGCCGACCAGGACTGA
- a CDS encoding DUF3017 domain-containing protein, translated as MVDQPGEDAARPAAQVPPVPARGGTPADRQAFWKRWGRPRGRPLPPIRPWPRRQWPLLVVLAGVVASLVVVVVVDFRPGTALFACSVLLAAVFRLVLTTRRAGLLVLRSRMTDVVTLAIMGGAALVLALAVPDIR; from the coding sequence ATGGTCGACCAGCCAGGCGAGGATGCGGCCCGGCCGGCAGCCCAGGTGCCCCCGGTCCCGGCTCGCGGGGGAACGCCCGCCGACAGGCAGGCGTTCTGGAAACGTTGGGGTCGTCCACGGGGCCGCCCACTTCCGCCGATTCGTCCCTGGCCGCGCCGGCAGTGGCCGCTGCTCGTGGTCCTCGCCGGAGTGGTCGCCTCCCTGGTGGTCGTGGTGGTGGTCGATTTCCGGCCCGGTACGGCACTGTTCGCCTGCTCGGTCCTGTTGGCGGCGGTGTTCCGGTTGGTGCTGACCACCAGGCGGGCCGGCCTGCTGGTGCTGCGGAGCCGGATGACCGACGTGGTGACGCTCGCGATCATGGGAGGTGCGGCTTTGGTGCTGGCGCTGGCCGTGCCGGACATCCGATGA
- the sucC gene encoding ADP-forming succinate--CoA ligase subunit beta: MDLMEYQAKELFAKHGVPVTLGRVVETPGDARQAAEELGGRVVVKAQVKTGGRGKAGGVKLAADPDDAVTQAEAILGMDIKGHVVRRVLVAPAAAIADEYYFSFLVDRSNRSYLCIASAEGGVEIEEVAHTNPDAVAKVAIDPVSGVDEAKAREIVAAAKFPADVAEAAVPAILALWKAFVAEDATLVEVNPLVKLADGTIEALDGKVTLDANAAFRHEDHAAFEDKAATDPLEQRAKEKHLNYVKLQGQVGIIGNGAGLVMSTLDVVAYAGEEFGGVRPANFLDIGGGASAEVMANGLEIVLSDPDVNAVFVNVFGGITACDAVANGIVAAFKLLAERHETVSKPLVVRLDGNNAELGRQILADAGLEGVEQVDTMDGAARRAAELAAAR, translated from the coding sequence GTGGACCTGATGGAATACCAGGCGAAGGAACTCTTCGCCAAGCATGGCGTACCCGTCACACTCGGGCGGGTCGTCGAGACACCCGGCGACGCCCGGCAGGCTGCCGAGGAACTCGGTGGGCGGGTCGTCGTCAAGGCCCAGGTGAAGACCGGGGGCCGGGGCAAGGCCGGCGGGGTCAAACTCGCCGCCGACCCCGACGACGCGGTGACCCAGGCCGAGGCGATCCTCGGGATGGACATCAAGGGCCACGTGGTCCGCCGCGTCCTGGTGGCGCCGGCGGCTGCGATCGCCGACGAGTACTACTTCTCGTTCCTCGTCGACCGTTCCAACCGTTCCTACCTCTGCATCGCCAGCGCCGAGGGTGGGGTGGAGATCGAGGAGGTCGCCCACACCAACCCCGACGCCGTGGCCAAGGTCGCGATCGACCCGGTTTCCGGAGTCGACGAGGCGAAGGCCCGTGAGATCGTCGCCGCGGCCAAGTTCCCCGCGGACGTCGCCGAGGCCGCCGTCCCCGCGATCCTCGCGTTGTGGAAGGCCTTCGTCGCCGAGGACGCCACGCTCGTCGAGGTCAACCCGCTGGTGAAGCTGGCCGACGGCACCATCGAGGCGCTCGACGGCAAGGTCACCCTGGACGCCAACGCCGCGTTCCGGCACGAGGACCACGCCGCGTTCGAGGACAAGGCGGCCACCGACCCGCTGGAGCAGCGGGCCAAGGAAAAGCACCTCAACTACGTGAAGCTCCAGGGCCAGGTCGGCATCATCGGCAACGGCGCGGGCCTGGTGATGAGCACCCTCGACGTGGTCGCCTACGCCGGTGAGGAGTTCGGCGGCGTCCGGCCGGCCAACTTCCTCGACATCGGCGGCGGCGCCTCCGCGGAGGTGATGGCCAACGGGCTGGAGATCGTGCTGTCCGACCCCGACGTCAACGCCGTCTTCGTCAACGTCTTCGGCGGGATCACCGCCTGCGACGCGGTGGCCAACGGCATCGTCGCGGCGTTCAAGTTGCTCGCGGAGCGGCATGAGACGGTCTCCAAGCCGCTCGTCGTCCGTCTCGACGGCAACAACGCCGAGCTCGGCCGGCAGATCCTCGCCGACGCCGGGCTGGAGGGTGTCGAACAGGTCGACACGATGGATGGCGCCGCGCGTCGCGCGGCCGAACTGGCCGCGGCGCGGTAA
- a CDS encoding malate dehydrogenase: MARNGKVAVVGAGFYGSTTAQRLAEYDIFDEVVLTDILEGRPEGLALDINQSRPVEGFETKVTGQTTGRNGEGYEAIAGSDIVIITAGLPRKPGMSRMDLIETNAKIVRQVAENVSKHAPNAVVIVVSNPLDEMTALAQLATQFPRNRVLGQAGMLDTARFTNSVAEKLGVPVGAVTTLTLGSHGDTMVPVPSKCTVEVDGSTRPLTELLSAEDIEALVERTRNGGAEVVALLKTGSAYFAPSAAAARMAKAIAEDSGAVMPVCAWVDGEYGIDGVYLGVLAELGRTGVRKVVETDLTDSELAALKEAAEAVRSKQSDVQNL; encoded by the coding sequence ATGGCGCGTAACGGCAAGGTCGCTGTCGTCGGTGCGGGTTTCTACGGGTCGACGACCGCGCAGCGACTCGCCGAGTACGACATCTTCGACGAGGTCGTCCTCACCGACATCCTCGAAGGCCGGCCCGAGGGGCTGGCGCTCGACATCAACCAGTCCCGCCCGGTCGAGGGCTTCGAGACCAAGGTGACCGGCCAGACGACGGGCCGCAACGGCGAGGGCTACGAGGCGATCGCCGGCTCCGACATCGTGATCATCACCGCCGGGCTGCCGCGCAAGCCCGGCATGAGCCGGATGGACCTGATCGAGACCAACGCCAAGATCGTCCGGCAGGTCGCCGAGAACGTCTCCAAGCACGCGCCCAACGCGGTGGTCATCGTGGTGTCCAACCCGCTGGACGAGATGACCGCGCTGGCCCAGCTGGCCACGCAGTTCCCACGCAACCGCGTGCTCGGCCAGGCCGGCATGCTCGACACGGCGCGGTTCACCAACAGCGTGGCGGAGAAGCTCGGCGTCCCCGTGGGCGCTGTCACCACGCTGACCCTCGGCTCGCACGGCGACACCATGGTGCCGGTCCCGAGCAAGTGCACCGTCGAGGTCGACGGCTCCACCAGGCCGCTGACCGAGTTGCTGTCCGCCGAGGACATCGAGGCGCTCGTGGAGCGCACCCGCAACGGCGGGGCGGAGGTCGTCGCCCTGCTCAAGACCGGCTCGGCGTACTTCGCGCCCTCGGCCGCGGCGGCCCGGATGGCCAAGGCGATCGCGGAGGACTCCGGCGCTGTCATGCCCGTGTGCGCATGGGTCGACGGTGAGTACGGCATCGACGGTGTCTACCTCGGCGTCCTCGCCGAGCTCGGCCGGACCGGCGTACGCAAGGTCGTCGAGACCGACCTCACCGACAGCGAGCTGGCCGCGCTGAAGGAGGCGGCGGAAGCCGTCCGCAGCAAGCAGTCCGACGTCCAGAACCTCTAA
- the sucD gene encoding succinate--CoA ligase subunit alpha translates to MAIFLTENSKVIVQGMTGSEGSIHTRKMVRAGTNIVGGTNPRKAGQKVEVEGRSLPIFATVGEAMEQTGADVSVAFVPPAFTKAAVNEAIDAEIPLVVVITEGVPVHDTADFFTRAQAKGGRTRIVGPNCPGVASPGKSYAGIIPADITGPGRIGLVSKSGTLTYQMMYELRDIGFSTAVGIGGDPIIGTTHIDALAAFEADPETEVIVMIGEIGGDAEERAAEFIKANVTKPVVGYVAGFTAPEGKTMGHAGAIVSGSSGTAQAKQEALEACGVRVGRTPSETARLVREVVEGRG, encoded by the coding sequence ATGGCGATCTTCCTCACCGAGAACAGCAAGGTCATCGTTCAGGGGATGACCGGCTCCGAGGGCAGCATCCACACCCGCAAGATGGTGCGGGCCGGTACCAACATCGTCGGGGGCACCAACCCCCGCAAGGCCGGCCAGAAGGTCGAGGTCGAGGGGCGTTCGCTTCCGATCTTCGCCACCGTCGGGGAGGCGATGGAGCAGACCGGCGCCGACGTCAGCGTGGCGTTCGTCCCGCCGGCGTTCACCAAGGCGGCGGTCAACGAGGCCATCGACGCCGAGATCCCGCTGGTCGTGGTGATCACCGAGGGCGTGCCCGTCCACGACACCGCGGACTTCTTCACCCGGGCACAGGCGAAGGGCGGACGCACCCGCATCGTCGGCCCCAACTGCCCGGGCGTCGCCTCGCCGGGCAAGTCCTACGCTGGCATCATCCCCGCCGACATCACCGGCCCGGGCAGGATCGGGCTGGTCTCCAAGTCGGGCACGCTGACGTACCAGATGATGTACGAGCTGCGCGACATCGGCTTCTCCACCGCGGTCGGCATCGGCGGTGACCCGATCATCGGGACGACCCACATCGACGCCCTGGCGGCGTTCGAGGCGGACCCGGAGACCGAGGTCATCGTGATGATCGGCGAGATCGGTGGGGACGCCGAGGAGCGGGCCGCGGAGTTCATCAAGGCCAACGTCACCAAGCCGGTCGTCGGCTACGTGGCCGGCTTCACCGCGCCCGAGGGCAAGACGATGGGTCACGCCGGTGCGATCGTGTCCGGCTCGTCCGGCACCGCGCAGGCCAAGCAGGAGGCGCTCGAGGCCTGCGGGGTGCGGGTCGGCCGCACTCCCAGCGAGACCGCCCGGCTGGTCCGCGAGGTCGTCGAGGGCCGCGGATAG
- the purH gene encoding bifunctional phosphoribosylaminoimidazolecarboxamide formyltransferase/IMP cyclohydrolase, translating to MNATTSTTAGSAADEGRRPIRRALVSVYDKSGLTELARGLADAGVSIVSTGSTAATIEAAGIAVTRVEELTGFPECLDGRVKTLHPRVHAGLLADTRNPDHVRQLADLNVEAFDLLVSNLYPFAATVASGAGPDEVIEQIDIGGPAMTRAAAKNHASVAVVTSPQRYADVLAAVAAGGFTLEQRQRLAAEAFVHTATYDVQVASWLGNVVAPTDEGTGFPAWFGATWNRKAVLRYGENPHQRAALYSSGSTAPGLAQAEQLHGKEMSYNNYVDADAARRAAYDFAAPAVAIIKHANPCGIAVAADLAEAHSKAHACDPVSAFGGVIATNRPVTEAMARQVAEVFTEVVVAPEFEPAALEILTRKKNIRLLRCPAPAGAGVELRQVSGGALVQTVDAVDAPGDDLLGWRLAAGDPVDDSVLADLVFAWRAVRAVKSNAILLASGEATVGVGMGQVNRVDSARLAVARAGERAAGSVAASDAFFPFADGLQVLLDAGVRAVVEPGGSVRDDEVIAAAQAAGVPLYFTGTRHFFH from the coding sequence GTGAACGCCACCACGAGCACCACCGCCGGATCGGCCGCCGACGAGGGCCGGCGTCCCATCCGCCGCGCACTGGTCAGCGTCTATGACAAGTCCGGGTTGACAGAGCTGGCTCGCGGGCTGGCCGACGCCGGGGTGTCGATCGTCTCCACCGGCTCCACCGCCGCGACCATCGAGGCGGCCGGGATCGCGGTGACCCGGGTGGAGGAGCTGACCGGGTTCCCGGAGTGCCTGGACGGCCGGGTCAAGACGCTGCACCCGCGGGTGCACGCCGGCCTGCTGGCCGACACACGCAACCCCGACCACGTTCGCCAGCTCGCCGACCTGAACGTCGAGGCGTTCGACCTGTTGGTTTCGAACCTCTATCCGTTCGCGGCGACGGTCGCCTCCGGTGCCGGGCCGGACGAGGTGATCGAGCAGATCGACATCGGTGGCCCGGCGATGACCCGCGCGGCCGCCAAGAACCACGCCAGCGTCGCGGTGGTCACCTCGCCGCAGCGGTACGCGGACGTGCTGGCCGCGGTGGCCGCCGGGGGCTTCACCCTGGAGCAGCGGCAGCGGCTCGCCGCAGAGGCGTTCGTGCACACCGCGACCTACGACGTGCAGGTCGCGTCCTGGCTCGGCAACGTCGTGGCGCCCACCGACGAGGGCACCGGCTTCCCCGCCTGGTTCGGCGCCACCTGGAACCGCAAGGCGGTGTTGCGGTACGGCGAGAACCCCCACCAGCGCGCCGCGCTCTACTCCTCCGGCTCGACCGCGCCCGGCCTGGCCCAGGCCGAGCAGTTGCACGGCAAGGAGATGTCGTACAACAACTACGTCGACGCCGACGCGGCCAGGCGCGCGGCGTACGACTTCGCGGCCCCCGCGGTGGCCATCATCAAGCACGCCAACCCGTGCGGCATCGCCGTGGCCGCGGACCTGGCCGAGGCGCACTCGAAGGCGCACGCGTGTGACCCGGTGTCGGCGTTCGGCGGGGTGATCGCGACCAACCGCCCGGTGACCGAGGCGATGGCCCGGCAGGTCGCGGAGGTGTTCACCGAGGTCGTGGTGGCGCCCGAGTTCGAGCCGGCGGCCCTGGAGATCCTCACCCGCAAGAAGAACATCCGGCTGCTGCGCTGCCCGGCGCCCGCGGGTGCCGGCGTGGAGCTCCGCCAGGTGTCCGGTGGTGCGCTGGTGCAGACCGTGGACGCGGTGGACGCGCCCGGCGACGACCTGCTCGGCTGGCGTCTGGCGGCCGGTGATCCGGTCGACGACTCGGTGCTGGCCGACCTGGTGTTCGCGTGGCGGGCGGTGCGTGCGGTCAAGTCCAACGCCATCCTGCTCGCCAGTGGCGAGGCGACCGTGGGCGTCGGCATGGGCCAGGTCAACCGGGTCGACTCCGCCCGGCTCGCGGTGGCGCGGGCGGGGGAGCGGGCGGCCGGGTCGGTGGCTGCCTCGGACGCGTTCTTCCCCTTCGCCGACGGGTTGCAGGTGCTGCTTGACGCCGGTGTGCGCGCCGTGGTGGAGCCGGGTGGCTCGGTCCGCGACGACGAGGTCATCGCCGCTGCCCAGGCGGCCGGGGTGCCGTTGTACTTCACCGGGACGCGCCACTTCTTCCACTGA
- a CDS encoding cobalamin B12-binding domain-containing protein → MQAERGRSPIRVVVAKPGLDGHDRGAKVVARALRDAGMEVIYTGLHQTPEQIVETAIQEDADGIGLSVLSGAHLTLFQRLTDLLREREADDIVVFGGGIIPEADIAALARMGVARVFTPGASTQEIVGWVSAHLGEQAEGADSSVAQTAQTARAAQTGESAGTGESVEGTEASPA, encoded by the coding sequence GTGCAGGCAGAACGAGGGCGTTCGCCGATCCGGGTGGTCGTCGCCAAGCCCGGCCTGGACGGCCACGACCGAGGAGCGAAGGTCGTCGCCCGTGCGTTGCGCGACGCCGGCATGGAGGTCATCTACACCGGCCTGCACCAGACGCCGGAGCAGATCGTGGAGACCGCCATCCAGGAGGACGCCGACGGGATCGGCCTGTCCGTTCTGTCCGGCGCGCACCTGACCCTGTTCCAGCGGCTGACGGATCTGCTGCGCGAGCGGGAAGCCGACGACATCGTCGTGTTCGGCGGAGGGATCATTCCCGAGGCCGACATCGCCGCGCTGGCCCGGATGGGAGTGGCCCGCGTGTTCACCCCCGGCGCGTCGACCCAGGAGATCGTGGGCTGGGTCAGCGCCCACCTCGGCGAGCAGGCCGAAGGTGCCGACTCGTCGGTCGCGCAGACCGCGCAGACCGCACGAGCCGCGCAGACCGGGGAGAGTGCGGGCACCGGGGAGAGCGTGGAAGGCACGGAGGCGTCACCGGCCTGA
- a CDS encoding alpha/beta hydrolase — protein MTTLLLVHGGLWDDMNAERFWHEPGIVAGLEERGFTLLAPDRLPRARSWLAEVEHLVPLLPPGPVCVVAGSNGCSVAVRLALTCPDRVDRLVLAWPATVGEPVVDVRTRRELTELGASPRIAKDLLSGEVLRGVTEGELTGMKLPVGVLPSTPENPVHRRRTSVALCSLLPHPSELPGTPEPVRRDFRPYLGSFLTSVTSFVSEVP, from the coding sequence GTGACGACACTGCTGCTGGTTCATGGCGGCCTCTGGGACGACATGAACGCCGAGCGGTTCTGGCACGAGCCCGGGATCGTCGCCGGCCTGGAGGAGCGGGGCTTCACCCTGCTCGCGCCGGACCGCCTGCCGCGGGCCCGCTCCTGGCTGGCCGAGGTCGAGCACCTGGTGCCGCTGCTGCCGCCGGGTCCGGTCTGCGTGGTGGCCGGGTCGAACGGCTGCTCGGTGGCCGTCCGGTTGGCGCTGACCTGTCCGGACCGCGTGGACCGGCTGGTGCTCGCCTGGCCCGCGACGGTCGGTGAGCCGGTGGTGGACGTACGCACCCGCCGGGAGCTGACCGAACTCGGCGCGTCGCCGCGGATCGCCAAGGACCTTCTCTCCGGCGAGGTCCTGCGCGGGGTCACCGAGGGTGAGCTCACCGGGATGAAGCTCCCGGTCGGAGTGCTCCCGTCCACGCCGGAGAACCCCGTCCACCGACGCCGTACGTCCGTGGCGTTGTGCTCCCTCCTGCCGCACCCGTCGGAGCTGCCCGGTACGCCGGAGCCGGTACGCCGGGACTTCCGGCCGTACCTCGGCTCGTTCCTCACCAGCGTCACGTCCTTCGTCTCCGAGGTGCCCTGA
- the purN gene encoding phosphoribosylglycinamide formyltransferase, which translates to MSARLVVLLSGSGTLLQALLDATRDPAYGATIVAVGADRDGIEGLARAERAGIPTFVLRVRDHPSRADWDAALTAKVAAFEPDLVVSAGFLKLVGASFLSEFGGKYVNSHNSLLPAFPGMHGPRDALAYGVRLAGATLFVVDEGVDAGPIIAQVAVPVRDDDTEETLTERIKVAERRQLVDVVGSMVREGYTVSGRKVTIP; encoded by the coding sequence CTGTCCGCCCGCCTCGTCGTCCTGCTCTCCGGTTCGGGCACCCTGTTGCAGGCCCTGCTCGACGCCACCCGCGATCCGGCGTACGGCGCCACGATCGTCGCCGTCGGCGCCGACCGTGACGGGATCGAGGGCCTGGCCCGCGCCGAGCGTGCGGGCATTCCGACGTTCGTGCTGCGGGTCCGCGACCATCCCTCCCGCGCCGACTGGGATGCCGCACTCACCGCGAAGGTGGCCGCCTTCGAACCGGACCTGGTGGTGTCGGCCGGTTTCCTCAAGCTGGTCGGCGCGTCGTTCCTGTCGGAGTTCGGCGGAAAGTACGTCAACAGCCACAACTCGCTGCTGCCGGCGTTCCCCGGGATGCACGGGCCGCGCGACGCGCTCGCCTACGGCGTCCGCCTGGCCGGCGCCACGTTGTTCGTCGTCGACGAGGGTGTCGACGCCGGTCCGATCATCGCCCAGGTCGCCGTGCCCGTGCGCGACGACGACACCGAGGAGACGTTGACCGAACGCATCAAGGTCGCCGAGCGCCGTCAGCTGGTCGACGTCGTCGGCTCGATGGTGCGTGAGGGCTACACCGTTTCGGGCAGAAAGGTCACCATCCCGTGA
- a CDS encoding M23 family metallopeptidase, with product MAETAKHRRDRSAGRTRPSRDTSASRANRPGTPAKSGGAAPFLQTPSTLRLPSAKPQPGGHRRAETRRNFPTGPVLAGVATFAVASGAVVVGSGTLAQGETTVERALPASIARSVSQAQQAREDAAKRADRSKRPSKPTADAADLAAARRARAAADRERAAWAAQHSQEIRSIERTAAGAGEQQTMERSIKWTLPVSKFRLSAGYGRAGSMWSHLHTGLDFASPLGTPVYSVGNGEIIGAGWESAYSAFGNRIQVRHEDGTVTWYCHLSRYARRSGPVRAGTLIGYVGSTGNSSGPHLHFEVHPGGGTAIDPLPWLRAKGLL from the coding sequence GTGGCCGAGACCGCGAAGCATCGCCGTGACCGATCGGCGGGTCGCACTCGACCGTCGCGTGACACGTCGGCTTCCCGGGCCAACCGTCCGGGGACCCCGGCGAAGTCAGGTGGCGCCGCTCCTTTCCTCCAGACCCCGTCGACCCTCCGGCTTCCCTCGGCAAAGCCCCAGCCGGGCGGGCACCGCAGGGCCGAGACCAGGCGGAACTTCCCCACCGGTCCGGTCCTCGCCGGTGTCGCGACCTTCGCCGTCGCCTCCGGCGCCGTCGTCGTCGGCTCGGGCACGTTGGCGCAGGGCGAGACCACCGTCGAACGCGCGCTGCCCGCGAGCATCGCGCGCAGTGTGAGCCAGGCCCAGCAGGCCCGCGAGGACGCGGCCAAGCGGGCCGACCGCTCGAAGCGTCCCTCCAAGCCCACCGCCGACGCGGCCGACCTGGCCGCCGCGCGCCGCGCCCGGGCAGCCGCGGATCGGGAGCGGGCGGCCTGGGCCGCGCAGCACAGCCAGGAGATCCGCTCGATCGAACGCACCGCGGCCGGGGCCGGCGAGCAGCAGACGATGGAACGTTCCATCAAGTGGACGCTGCCCGTAAGCAAGTTCCGTCTGTCCGCGGGATACGGCCGGGCCGGCTCGATGTGGAGCCACCTGCACACCGGGCTGGACTTCGCGTCGCCTCTCGGCACGCCCGTCTACTCTGTCGGCAACGGAGAGATCATCGGCGCAGGCTGGGAGAGCGCGTACAGCGCGTTCGGCAACCGGATCCAGGTTCGGCACGAGGACGGCACCGTGACGTGGTACTGCCACCTGTCCCGGTACGCCCGCCGGAGCGGCCCGGTGCGCGCCGGCACGCTGATCGGCTACGTCGGGAGCACCGGTAACTCCAGCGGACCACACCTGCACTTCGAGGTGCACCCCGGCGGGGGTACGGCGATCGACCCGCTGCCCTGGTTGCGCGCCAAGGGCCTGCTCTGA